The following proteins are encoded in a genomic region of Athene noctua chromosome 9, bAthNoc1.hap1.1, whole genome shotgun sequence:
- the SLC9A5 gene encoding sodium/hydrogen exchanger 5 isoform X3 translates to MQPPAASPGPAATAGAELLRWQWREVQAPCLVAAWILVASLAKIVFHLSRKVTSIVPESCLLILLGLGLGGIVLAVAKKAEYQLEPNMFFLFLLPPIVLDSGYFMPSRLFFDNIGAILTYAVVGTLWNSFTTGAALWGLHRAGLMDPGVEAGLMDFLLFGSLISAVDPVAVLAVFEEVHVNETLFIIVFGESLLNDAVTVVLYKVFNSFVELGPAHIHATDYVKGVVSFFLVSLGGTAVGLLFAFLLALITRFTKRVRIIEPLFVFLLAYVAYLAAEMVSLSSILAVTFCGICCKKYVEANISQKSRTTVKYTMKTLASSSETIIFMFLGISAVDTSKWAWDTALVLGTLFFILLFRAVGVVLQTYVLNRFRLIPLDRIDQVVMSYGGLRGAVAFALVILLDRAKVKAKDYFVATTIVVVFFTVIVQGLTIKPLVTWLKVKRSDHHKPTLNEELHEHAFDHILAAVEDIVGHHGYHYWRDKWEQFDKKYLSQLLMRKSAYRLRDEIWDVYYKLNIRDAISFVDQGGHVLSAAKLALPSMPSRTSMSESSVTNLLRESGSGACLDLQVIDTVRSRRDKEDAAMHHVLRGSLYKPRRRYKASYSRHFISPDKQERQDKEIFRQNMKRRLETFKSTKHNVCSSKSKARLKEKGRKKKNISLTSEAPNGKTHRNVPWQEAAPVLVMVSSEEEESDSSETEREDDEGIVFIARATDEVLQGKTTPGSLDVCPSPCIIPPSPTLAEKELPWKGDQADLAVYVSSETTKIVPVDMQKAWNQSISSLESIASPPGIESGPQHRRFACPVLEEQPHSASQAMPEQSSCFQFPSHISKSSRSQSDSSPDGAEQQELQPLMAMEEQGRMLPTAEPRWLMFNRASHL, encoded by the exons TTTTCCACCTGTCAAGGAAGGTGACGTCCATCGTCCCAGAGAGCTGcctcctcatcctgctggggctgggcctCGGGGGCATTGTGTTggctgtggcaaagaaagccgAGTACCAGCTGGAGCCCAACatgttcttcctcttccttctgccccCCATCGTCCTAGACTCGGGCTACTTCATGCCCAGCCGTCTGTTCTTCGACAACATTGGTGCCATCCTCACCTACGCAGTGGTGGGCACGCTCTGGAACTCCTTCACCACTGGTGCTGCACTCTGGGGGCTGCACCGAGCTGGGCTCATGG ATCCAGGCGTCGAAGCTGGGCTGATGGATTTTCTGCTCTTCGGCAGCCTCATCTCAGCTGTGGACCCTGTGGCAGTGCTGGCCGTCTTCGAAGAGGTCCATGTAAATGAGACTCTCTTCATTATCGTGTTTGGCGAGTCTCTCCTGAATGATGCTGTCACTGTG GTGCTGTACAAGGTCTTCAACTCTTTTGTGGAGCTGGGCCCAGCGCATATCCATGCCACGGACTACGTGAAGGGGGTAG TCTCCTTCTTCCTGGTGAGCCTGGGGGGCACGGCCGTGGGGCTGCTCTTCGCCTTCCTCCTGGCCCTGATCACGCGGTTCACCAAGCGCGTGCGCATCATCGAGCCGCTCTTTGTCTTCCTCCTGGCCTACGTCGCGTACCTTGCTGCCGAGATGGTCTCGCTCTCCTCCATCCTGGC AGTTACCTTCTGTGGGATCTGCTGCAAGAAGTACGTGGAAGCCAACATCTCCCAGAAATCCCGCACCACAGTCAAGTACACCATGAAGACACTGGCCAGCAGCTCAGAGACCATCATCTTCATGTTTCTGGGCATTTCGGCTGTGGACACCTCCAAGTGGGCATGGGACACAGCACTGGTGCTGGGCACCCTGTTCTTTATCCTGCTCTTCAGAGCTGTGG GTGTTGTCCTCCAGACCTACGTGCTCAACCGCTTCCGCCTCATCCCCCTGGACAGGATCGACCAGGTGGTCATGTCATATGGTGGCCTCCGCGGGGCCGTGGCCTTTGCCCTGGTCATCCTGCTGGACAGGGCAAAGGTGAAAGCCAAGGACTACTTTGTGGCAACGACCATCGTGGTGGTGTTCTTCACTGTCATTGTGCAG GGCCTCACCATCAAACCCCTGGTGACGTGGCTGAAGGTGAAGCGCAGTGACCACCACAAGCCCACACTGAACGAGGAGCTGCACGAGCAC GCCTTTGACCACATCCTGGCAGCGGTGGAGGACATCGTGGGACACCACGGCTACCATTACTGGCGGGACAA GTGGGAACAGTTTGACAAGAAGTACCTGAGCCAGCTCCTGATGCGGAAATCTGCCTACAGGCTGCGCGATGAGATCTGGGACGTTTACTACAAGCTGAACATCCGTGATGCTATCAGCTTTGTCGACCAG GGTGGCCACGTGCTCTCAGCTGCCAAACTGGCGCTGCCCTCCATGCCCAGCCGTACGTCCATGTCGGAGTCGTCGGTCACAAACCTCCT GAGGGAGAGCGGGAGTGGCGCGTGCCTGGACCTGCAGGTCATTGACACAGTGCGGAGCCGCCGGGACAAGGAAGATGCCGCCATGCACCACGTGCTGCGAGGGAGCCTCTACAAGCCTCGCCGGCGG TACAAGGCCAGCTACAGCCGTCACTTCATCTCTCCAGATAAACAAGAGCGCCAAGATAAAGAAATCTTCCGGCAGAACATGAAGAGGCGGCTGGAGACCTTCAAGTCCACAAAGCATAACGTCTGCTCCTCCAAGAGCAAGGCCAGGCTgaaggagaagggcaggaaaaag AAGAACATCTCTCTGACCAGCGAGGCGCCCAATGGGAAGACACACAGAAACGTCCCCTGGCAGGAGGCAG CTCCTGTCCTGGTGATGGTcagctcagaggaggaggagagcgatAGctcagagacagagagagaggatGATGAAGGGATTGTGTTCATCGCTCGAGCCACTGATGAAGTCCTTCAGGGAAAGACAACTCCTG GCAGCCTGGAcgtctgccccagcccctgcatCATCCCGCCATCACCCACCTTGGCAGAGAAGGAGCTGCCGTGGAAAGGAGACCAGGCTGATCTGGCTGTTTACGTCTCATCAGAGACCACCAAAATTGTGCCAGTGGATATGCAGAAGGCATGGAACCAAAGCATCTCCTCCCTGGAAAGCATTGCTTCCCCTCCAGGCATCGAGAGCGGACCTCAGCACAGGAGATTCgcctgccctgtgctggaggagcagccccattCTGCGAGCCAGGCGATGCCAGAGCAAAGCTCCTGCTTCCAGTTCCCCAGCCACATCTCTAAGAGCAGCCGGTCACAGAGTGACAGCAGCCCGGATGGCgctgagcagcaggagctgcagcctttgaTGGCCATggaggagcagggcaggatgCTGCCCACCGCAGAGCCCAGGTGGCTGATGTTCAACAGAGCAAGCCACCTCTGA
- the SLC9A5 gene encoding sodium/hydrogen exchanger 5 isoform X5, with protein MQPPAASPGPAATAGAELLRWQWREVQAPCLVAAWILVASLAKIDPGVEAGLMDFLLFGSLISAVDPVAVLAVFEEVHVNETLFIIVFGESLLNDAVTVVLYKVFNSFVELGPAHIHATDYVKGVVSFFLVSLGGTAVGLLFAFLLALITRFTKRVRIIEPLFVFLLAYVAYLAAEMVSLSSILAVTFCGICCKKYVEANISQKSRTTVKYTMKTLASSSETIIFMFLGISAVDTSKWAWDTALVLGTLFFILLFRAVGVVLQTYVLNRFRLIPLDRIDQVVMSYGGLRGAVAFALVILLDRAKVKAKDYFVATTIVVVFFTVIVQGLTIKPLVTWLKVKRSDHHKPTLNEELHEHAFDHILAAVEDIVGHHGYHYWRDKWEQFDKKYLSQLLMRKSAYRLRDEIWDVYYKLNIRDAISFVDQGGHVLSAAKLALPSMPSRTSMSESSVTNLLRESGSGACLDLQVIDTVRSRRDKEDAAMHHVLRGSLYKPRRRYKASYSRHFISPDKQERQDKEIFRQNMKRRLETFKSTKHNVCSSKSKARLKEKGRKKKNISLTSEAPNGKTHRNVPWQEAAPVLVMVSSEEEESDSSETEREDDEGIVFIARATDEVLQGKTTPGSLDVCPSPCIIPPSPTLAEKELPWKGDQADLAVYVSSETTKIVPVDMQKAWNQSISSLESIASPPGIESGPQHRRFACPVLEEQPHSASQAMPEQSSCFQFPSHISKSSRSQSDSSPDGAEQQELQPLMAMEEQGRMLPTAEPRWLMFNRASHL; from the exons ATCCAGGCGTCGAAGCTGGGCTGATGGATTTTCTGCTCTTCGGCAGCCTCATCTCAGCTGTGGACCCTGTGGCAGTGCTGGCCGTCTTCGAAGAGGTCCATGTAAATGAGACTCTCTTCATTATCGTGTTTGGCGAGTCTCTCCTGAATGATGCTGTCACTGTG GTGCTGTACAAGGTCTTCAACTCTTTTGTGGAGCTGGGCCCAGCGCATATCCATGCCACGGACTACGTGAAGGGGGTAG TCTCCTTCTTCCTGGTGAGCCTGGGGGGCACGGCCGTGGGGCTGCTCTTCGCCTTCCTCCTGGCCCTGATCACGCGGTTCACCAAGCGCGTGCGCATCATCGAGCCGCTCTTTGTCTTCCTCCTGGCCTACGTCGCGTACCTTGCTGCCGAGATGGTCTCGCTCTCCTCCATCCTGGC AGTTACCTTCTGTGGGATCTGCTGCAAGAAGTACGTGGAAGCCAACATCTCCCAGAAATCCCGCACCACAGTCAAGTACACCATGAAGACACTGGCCAGCAGCTCAGAGACCATCATCTTCATGTTTCTGGGCATTTCGGCTGTGGACACCTCCAAGTGGGCATGGGACACAGCACTGGTGCTGGGCACCCTGTTCTTTATCCTGCTCTTCAGAGCTGTGG GTGTTGTCCTCCAGACCTACGTGCTCAACCGCTTCCGCCTCATCCCCCTGGACAGGATCGACCAGGTGGTCATGTCATATGGTGGCCTCCGCGGGGCCGTGGCCTTTGCCCTGGTCATCCTGCTGGACAGGGCAAAGGTGAAAGCCAAGGACTACTTTGTGGCAACGACCATCGTGGTGGTGTTCTTCACTGTCATTGTGCAG GGCCTCACCATCAAACCCCTGGTGACGTGGCTGAAGGTGAAGCGCAGTGACCACCACAAGCCCACACTGAACGAGGAGCTGCACGAGCAC GCCTTTGACCACATCCTGGCAGCGGTGGAGGACATCGTGGGACACCACGGCTACCATTACTGGCGGGACAA GTGGGAACAGTTTGACAAGAAGTACCTGAGCCAGCTCCTGATGCGGAAATCTGCCTACAGGCTGCGCGATGAGATCTGGGACGTTTACTACAAGCTGAACATCCGTGATGCTATCAGCTTTGTCGACCAG GGTGGCCACGTGCTCTCAGCTGCCAAACTGGCGCTGCCCTCCATGCCCAGCCGTACGTCCATGTCGGAGTCGTCGGTCACAAACCTCCT GAGGGAGAGCGGGAGTGGCGCGTGCCTGGACCTGCAGGTCATTGACACAGTGCGGAGCCGCCGGGACAAGGAAGATGCCGCCATGCACCACGTGCTGCGAGGGAGCCTCTACAAGCCTCGCCGGCGG TACAAGGCCAGCTACAGCCGTCACTTCATCTCTCCAGATAAACAAGAGCGCCAAGATAAAGAAATCTTCCGGCAGAACATGAAGAGGCGGCTGGAGACCTTCAAGTCCACAAAGCATAACGTCTGCTCCTCCAAGAGCAAGGCCAGGCTgaaggagaagggcaggaaaaag AAGAACATCTCTCTGACCAGCGAGGCGCCCAATGGGAAGACACACAGAAACGTCCCCTGGCAGGAGGCAG CTCCTGTCCTGGTGATGGTcagctcagaggaggaggagagcgatAGctcagagacagagagagaggatGATGAAGGGATTGTGTTCATCGCTCGAGCCACTGATGAAGTCCTTCAGGGAAAGACAACTCCTG GCAGCCTGGAcgtctgccccagcccctgcatCATCCCGCCATCACCCACCTTGGCAGAGAAGGAGCTGCCGTGGAAAGGAGACCAGGCTGATCTGGCTGTTTACGTCTCATCAGAGACCACCAAAATTGTGCCAGTGGATATGCAGAAGGCATGGAACCAAAGCATCTCCTCCCTGGAAAGCATTGCTTCCCCTCCAGGCATCGAGAGCGGACCTCAGCACAGGAGATTCgcctgccctgtgctggaggagcagccccattCTGCGAGCCAGGCGATGCCAGAGCAAAGCTCCTGCTTCCAGTTCCCCAGCCACATCTCTAAGAGCAGCCGGTCACAGAGTGACAGCAGCCCGGATGGCgctgagcagcaggagctgcagcctttgaTGGCCATggaggagcagggcaggatgCTGCCCACCGCAGAGCCCAGGTGGCTGATGTTCAACAGAGCAAGCCACCTCTGA
- the SLC9A5 gene encoding sodium/hydrogen exchanger 5 isoform X2 yields the protein MQPPAASPGPAATAGAELLRWQWREVQAPCLVAAWILVASLAKIVFHLSRKVTSIVPESCLLILLGLGLGGIVLAVAKKAEYQLEPNMFFLFLLPPIVLDSGYFMPSRLFFDNIGAILTYAVVGTLWNSFTTGAALWGLHRAGLMDPGVEAGLMDFLLFGSLISAVDPVAVLAVFEEVHVNETLFIIVFGESLLNDAVTVVLYKVFNSFVELGPAHIHATDYVKGVVSFFLVSLGGTAVGLLFAFLLALITRFTKRVRIIEPLFVFLLAYVAYLAAEMVSLSSILAVTFCGICCKKYVEANISQKSRTTVKYTMKTLASSSETIIFMFLGISAVDTSKWAWDTALVLGTLFFILLFRAVGVVLQTYVLNRFRLIPLDRIDQVVMSYGGLRGAVAFALVILLDRAKVKAKDYFVATTIVVVFFTVIVQPCTLLPSQSFPCLLLPFQGLTIKPLVTWLKVKRSDHHKPTLNEELHEHAFDHILAAVEDIVGHHGYHYWRDKWEQFDKKYLSQLLMRKSAYRLRDEIWDVYYKLNIRDAISFVDQGGHVLSAAKLALPSMPSRTSMSESSVTNLLRESGSGACLDLQVIDTVRSRRDKEDAAMHHVLRGSLYKPRRRYKASYSRHFISPDKQERQDKEIFRQNMKRRLETFKSTKHNVCSSKSKARLKEKGRKKKNISLTSEAPNGKTHRNVPWQEAAPVLVMVSSEEEESDSSETEREDDEGIVFIARATDEVLQGKTTPGSLDVCPSPCIIPPSPTLAEKELPWKGDQADLAVYVSSETTKIVPVDMQKAWNQSISSLESIASPPGIESGPQHRRFACPVLEEQPHSASQAMPEQSSCFQFPSHISKSSRSQSDSSPDGAEQQELQPLMAMEEQGRMLPTAEPRWLMFNRASHL from the exons TTTTCCACCTGTCAAGGAAGGTGACGTCCATCGTCCCAGAGAGCTGcctcctcatcctgctggggctgggcctCGGGGGCATTGTGTTggctgtggcaaagaaagccgAGTACCAGCTGGAGCCCAACatgttcttcctcttccttctgccccCCATCGTCCTAGACTCGGGCTACTTCATGCCCAGCCGTCTGTTCTTCGACAACATTGGTGCCATCCTCACCTACGCAGTGGTGGGCACGCTCTGGAACTCCTTCACCACTGGTGCTGCACTCTGGGGGCTGCACCGAGCTGGGCTCATGG ATCCAGGCGTCGAAGCTGGGCTGATGGATTTTCTGCTCTTCGGCAGCCTCATCTCAGCTGTGGACCCTGTGGCAGTGCTGGCCGTCTTCGAAGAGGTCCATGTAAATGAGACTCTCTTCATTATCGTGTTTGGCGAGTCTCTCCTGAATGATGCTGTCACTGTG GTGCTGTACAAGGTCTTCAACTCTTTTGTGGAGCTGGGCCCAGCGCATATCCATGCCACGGACTACGTGAAGGGGGTAG TCTCCTTCTTCCTGGTGAGCCTGGGGGGCACGGCCGTGGGGCTGCTCTTCGCCTTCCTCCTGGCCCTGATCACGCGGTTCACCAAGCGCGTGCGCATCATCGAGCCGCTCTTTGTCTTCCTCCTGGCCTACGTCGCGTACCTTGCTGCCGAGATGGTCTCGCTCTCCTCCATCCTGGC AGTTACCTTCTGTGGGATCTGCTGCAAGAAGTACGTGGAAGCCAACATCTCCCAGAAATCCCGCACCACAGTCAAGTACACCATGAAGACACTGGCCAGCAGCTCAGAGACCATCATCTTCATGTTTCTGGGCATTTCGGCTGTGGACACCTCCAAGTGGGCATGGGACACAGCACTGGTGCTGGGCACCCTGTTCTTTATCCTGCTCTTCAGAGCTGTGG GTGTTGTCCTCCAGACCTACGTGCTCAACCGCTTCCGCCTCATCCCCCTGGACAGGATCGACCAGGTGGTCATGTCATATGGTGGCCTCCGCGGGGCCGTGGCCTTTGCCCTGGTCATCCTGCTGGACAGGGCAAAGGTGAAAGCCAAGGACTACTTTGTGGCAACGACCATCGTGGTGGTGTTCTTCACTGTCATTGTGCAG CCATGCACCCTCTTGCCCTCCCAGTCTTTCCCTTGCCTTCTCCTCCCATTCCAGGGCCTCACCATCAAACCCCTGGTGACGTGGCTGAAGGTGAAGCGCAGTGACCACCACAAGCCCACACTGAACGAGGAGCTGCACGAGCAC GCCTTTGACCACATCCTGGCAGCGGTGGAGGACATCGTGGGACACCACGGCTACCATTACTGGCGGGACAA GTGGGAACAGTTTGACAAGAAGTACCTGAGCCAGCTCCTGATGCGGAAATCTGCCTACAGGCTGCGCGATGAGATCTGGGACGTTTACTACAAGCTGAACATCCGTGATGCTATCAGCTTTGTCGACCAG GGTGGCCACGTGCTCTCAGCTGCCAAACTGGCGCTGCCCTCCATGCCCAGCCGTACGTCCATGTCGGAGTCGTCGGTCACAAACCTCCT GAGGGAGAGCGGGAGTGGCGCGTGCCTGGACCTGCAGGTCATTGACACAGTGCGGAGCCGCCGGGACAAGGAAGATGCCGCCATGCACCACGTGCTGCGAGGGAGCCTCTACAAGCCTCGCCGGCGG TACAAGGCCAGCTACAGCCGTCACTTCATCTCTCCAGATAAACAAGAGCGCCAAGATAAAGAAATCTTCCGGCAGAACATGAAGAGGCGGCTGGAGACCTTCAAGTCCACAAAGCATAACGTCTGCTCCTCCAAGAGCAAGGCCAGGCTgaaggagaagggcaggaaaaag AAGAACATCTCTCTGACCAGCGAGGCGCCCAATGGGAAGACACACAGAAACGTCCCCTGGCAGGAGGCAG CTCCTGTCCTGGTGATGGTcagctcagaggaggaggagagcgatAGctcagagacagagagagaggatGATGAAGGGATTGTGTTCATCGCTCGAGCCACTGATGAAGTCCTTCAGGGAAAGACAACTCCTG GCAGCCTGGAcgtctgccccagcccctgcatCATCCCGCCATCACCCACCTTGGCAGAGAAGGAGCTGCCGTGGAAAGGAGACCAGGCTGATCTGGCTGTTTACGTCTCATCAGAGACCACCAAAATTGTGCCAGTGGATATGCAGAAGGCATGGAACCAAAGCATCTCCTCCCTGGAAAGCATTGCTTCCCCTCCAGGCATCGAGAGCGGACCTCAGCACAGGAGATTCgcctgccctgtgctggaggagcagccccattCTGCGAGCCAGGCGATGCCAGAGCAAAGCTCCTGCTTCCAGTTCCCCAGCCACATCTCTAAGAGCAGCCGGTCACAGAGTGACAGCAGCCCGGATGGCgctgagcagcaggagctgcagcctttgaTGGCCATggaggagcagggcaggatgCTGCCCACCGCAGAGCCCAGGTGGCTGATGTTCAACAGAGCAAGCCACCTCTGA
- the SLC9A5 gene encoding sodium/hydrogen exchanger 5 isoform X6 produces the protein MDFLLFGSLISAVDPVAVLAVFEEVHVNETLFIIVFGESLLNDAVTVVLYKVFNSFVELGPAHIHATDYVKGVVSFFLVSLGGTAVGLLFAFLLALITRFTKRVRIIEPLFVFLLAYVAYLAAEMVSLSSILAVTFCGICCKKYVEANISQKSRTTVKYTMKTLASSSETIIFMFLGISAVDTSKWAWDTALVLGTLFFILLFRAVGVVLQTYVLNRFRLIPLDRIDQVVMSYGGLRGAVAFALVILLDRAKVKAKDYFVATTIVVVFFTVIVQPCTLLPSQSFPCLLLPFQGLTIKPLVTWLKVKRSDHHKPTLNEELHEHAFDHILAAVEDIVGHHGYHYWRDKWEQFDKKYLSQLLMRKSAYRLRDEIWDVYYKLNIRDAISFVDQGGHVLSAAKLALPSMPSRTSMSESSVTNLLRESGSGACLDLQVIDTVRSRRDKEDAAMHHVLRGSLYKPRRRYKASYSRHFISPDKQERQDKEIFRQNMKRRLETFKSTKHNVCSSKSKARLKEKGRKKKNISLTSEAPNGKTHRNVPWQEAGCPILQTYSLHLAAAPVLVMVSSEEEESDSSETEREDDEGIVFIARATDEVLQGKTTPGSLDVCPSPCIIPPSPTLAEKELPWKGDQADLAVYVSSETTKIVPVDMQKAWNQSISSLESIASPPGIESGPQHRRFACPVLEEQPHSASQAMPEQSSCFQFPSHISKSSRSQSDSSPDGAEQQELQPLMAMEEQGRMLPTAEPRWLMFNRASHL, from the exons ATGGATTTTCTGCTCTTCGGCAGCCTCATCTCAGCTGTGGACCCTGTGGCAGTGCTGGCCGTCTTCGAAGAGGTCCATGTAAATGAGACTCTCTTCATTATCGTGTTTGGCGAGTCTCTCCTGAATGATGCTGTCACTGTG GTGCTGTACAAGGTCTTCAACTCTTTTGTGGAGCTGGGCCCAGCGCATATCCATGCCACGGACTACGTGAAGGGGGTAG TCTCCTTCTTCCTGGTGAGCCTGGGGGGCACGGCCGTGGGGCTGCTCTTCGCCTTCCTCCTGGCCCTGATCACGCGGTTCACCAAGCGCGTGCGCATCATCGAGCCGCTCTTTGTCTTCCTCCTGGCCTACGTCGCGTACCTTGCTGCCGAGATGGTCTCGCTCTCCTCCATCCTGGC AGTTACCTTCTGTGGGATCTGCTGCAAGAAGTACGTGGAAGCCAACATCTCCCAGAAATCCCGCACCACAGTCAAGTACACCATGAAGACACTGGCCAGCAGCTCAGAGACCATCATCTTCATGTTTCTGGGCATTTCGGCTGTGGACACCTCCAAGTGGGCATGGGACACAGCACTGGTGCTGGGCACCCTGTTCTTTATCCTGCTCTTCAGAGCTGTGG GTGTTGTCCTCCAGACCTACGTGCTCAACCGCTTCCGCCTCATCCCCCTGGACAGGATCGACCAGGTGGTCATGTCATATGGTGGCCTCCGCGGGGCCGTGGCCTTTGCCCTGGTCATCCTGCTGGACAGGGCAAAGGTGAAAGCCAAGGACTACTTTGTGGCAACGACCATCGTGGTGGTGTTCTTCACTGTCATTGTGCAG CCATGCACCCTCTTGCCCTCCCAGTCTTTCCCTTGCCTTCTCCTCCCATTCCAGGGCCTCACCATCAAACCCCTGGTGACGTGGCTGAAGGTGAAGCGCAGTGACCACCACAAGCCCACACTGAACGAGGAGCTGCACGAGCAC GCCTTTGACCACATCCTGGCAGCGGTGGAGGACATCGTGGGACACCACGGCTACCATTACTGGCGGGACAA GTGGGAACAGTTTGACAAGAAGTACCTGAGCCAGCTCCTGATGCGGAAATCTGCCTACAGGCTGCGCGATGAGATCTGGGACGTTTACTACAAGCTGAACATCCGTGATGCTATCAGCTTTGTCGACCAG GGTGGCCACGTGCTCTCAGCTGCCAAACTGGCGCTGCCCTCCATGCCCAGCCGTACGTCCATGTCGGAGTCGTCGGTCACAAACCTCCT GAGGGAGAGCGGGAGTGGCGCGTGCCTGGACCTGCAGGTCATTGACACAGTGCGGAGCCGCCGGGACAAGGAAGATGCCGCCATGCACCACGTGCTGCGAGGGAGCCTCTACAAGCCTCGCCGGCGG TACAAGGCCAGCTACAGCCGTCACTTCATCTCTCCAGATAAACAAGAGCGCCAAGATAAAGAAATCTTCCGGCAGAACATGAAGAGGCGGCTGGAGACCTTCAAGTCCACAAAGCATAACGTCTGCTCCTCCAAGAGCAAGGCCAGGCTgaaggagaagggcaggaaaaag AAGAACATCTCTCTGACCAGCGAGGCGCCCAATGGGAAGACACACAGAAACGTCCCCTGGCAGGAGGCAG GGTGCCCCATCCTCCAAACCTACTCCCTCCATCTGGCTGCAGCTCCTGTCCTGGTGATGGTcagctcagaggaggaggagagcgatAGctcagagacagagagagaggatGATGAAGGGATTGTGTTCATCGCTCGAGCCACTGATGAAGTCCTTCAGGGAAAGACAACTCCTG GCAGCCTGGAcgtctgccccagcccctgcatCATCCCGCCATCACCCACCTTGGCAGAGAAGGAGCTGCCGTGGAAAGGAGACCAGGCTGATCTGGCTGTTTACGTCTCATCAGAGACCACCAAAATTGTGCCAGTGGATATGCAGAAGGCATGGAACCAAAGCATCTCCTCCCTGGAAAGCATTGCTTCCCCTCCAGGCATCGAGAGCGGACCTCAGCACAGGAGATTCgcctgccctgtgctggaggagcagccccattCTGCGAGCCAGGCGATGCCAGAGCAAAGCTCCTGCTTCCAGTTCCCCAGCCACATCTCTAAGAGCAGCCGGTCACAGAGTGACAGCAGCCCGGATGGCgctgagcagcaggagctgcagcctttgaTGGCCATggaggagcagggcaggatgCTGCCCACCGCAGAGCCCAGGTGGCTGATGTTCAACAGAGCAAGCCACCTCTGA